A genomic segment from Pirellulales bacterium encodes:
- the glgX gene encoding glycogen debranching protein GlgX, which translates to MRIWPGQPYPLGATWDGRGVNFALYSENAEKVELCLFDSPEAKSEFARVLLPEHNDMVWHGYLPDVAPGQLYGFRVYGPYEPAKGHRFNPNKILLDPYAKCIGRNLRWADSMFGYRVGHSQGDLSFDKRDNSRYAPLAKVIDTAFTWGDDRSPRTPWQKTLIYELHVKGYTKLHPDVPESARGTYSGLGTDPVLKHLQQLGITAVELLPVHYHLNDRHLVEKSLTNYWGYNTLNFFAPENDYAANDPQSNAVTKFKTMVRNLHSAGIEVILDVVYNHTAEGNQMGPTLTFRGIDNASYYRLSPEDPRYYMDFTGCGNTLHMQNPRVLQLIMDSLRYWVLEMHVDGFRFDLASTLARELHAVNKLGAFFDIIHQDPVLSQVKLIAEPWDLGEGGYQVGNFPVLWSEWNGKYRDCVRRFWKGDAGVVPEFATRFCGSSDLYAWNKRPPNASINFVTCHDGFTLEDLVSYDHKHNEANGEESRDGADDNNSWNCGAEGPTENADILNLRARKKRAMLTTLQCSQGVAMILAGDEISHSQKGNNNCYCQDNDITWLEWNLNDSQRELLEFTRRLVRLYFSQPVLQRRRFFHGEKLEGSAIPDILWLDPNGKEMTEEAWKAPFVRCLGVQLYGQHVDVNEHGEPIHGDTLLILFNGDQKIDVPFELPPFDGISQWQRLLDTADLQTDEALFPVGAKYALRACSVAILRAINEQSQAIPVKPPELIPAAPTNVPADKPTAATDIQAVTPSSGGGRSAT; encoded by the coding sequence GTGCGAATTTGGCCCGGTCAACCGTATCCGTTGGGCGCTACCTGGGACGGCCGGGGTGTGAATTTCGCGCTGTATTCGGAAAACGCCGAAAAGGTGGAGTTATGCCTTTTTGATTCGCCCGAGGCTAAGTCTGAATTCGCCCGGGTCTTGTTGCCTGAGCATAACGACATGGTTTGGCATGGCTACCTGCCCGATGTGGCCCCGGGCCAACTGTATGGGTTCCGAGTGTACGGCCCGTACGAGCCGGCCAAAGGGCACCGCTTCAACCCAAACAAGATATTGCTCGATCCTTACGCCAAGTGCATAGGGCGGAATTTGCGGTGGGCCGACTCCATGTTTGGTTACCGTGTGGGGCATTCGCAGGGGGATTTGTCGTTCGATAAGCGCGACAATTCCCGGTATGCCCCGTTGGCAAAGGTGATCGATACAGCTTTCACCTGGGGCGATGATCGTTCGCCACGCACGCCGTGGCAAAAAACGCTGATTTACGAGCTGCACGTTAAAGGCTACACCAAATTGCATCCCGACGTGCCTGAATCGGCCCGAGGCACTTATTCCGGGTTAGGAACCGATCCGGTTTTGAAGCACCTGCAGCAGTTGGGCATCACTGCGGTCGAACTGCTGCCAGTACACTACCATTTGAACGATCGCCATTTAGTTGAAAAAAGTCTGACCAATTACTGGGGCTACAATACGCTGAATTTTTTCGCGCCGGAAAATGATTACGCGGCGAACGATCCGCAATCGAATGCGGTGACGAAGTTCAAAACGATGGTGCGGAACCTGCACTCCGCGGGGATCGAAGTCATTTTGGACGTGGTTTACAACCACACGGCCGAAGGCAATCAAATGGGCCCGACGTTGACGTTTCGCGGAATCGACAACGCCAGTTATTACCGCCTGTCGCCGGAAGACCCGCGGTATTACATGGACTTTACCGGCTGCGGCAACACGCTGCACATGCAAAACCCGCGTGTATTGCAGTTGATTATGGATAGCCTGCGTTACTGGGTGCTGGAAATGCACGTCGATGGCTTCCGGTTCGATTTGGCCAGCACCCTGGCCCGCGAACTGCACGCCGTGAATAAGCTGGGAGCGTTTTTTGACATTATTCATCAAGACCCGGTTCTTTCGCAGGTGAAGCTGATTGCAGAGCCTTGGGACTTGGGCGAAGGTGGGTACCAGGTCGGCAATTTTCCCGTTTTGTGGTCGGAATGGAACGGGAAGTATCGAGATTGCGTGCGGCGTTTTTGGAAGGGGGACGCCGGCGTCGTGCCCGAGTTCGCCACGCGGTTTTGCGGCTCCAGCGATTTATACGCCTGGAACAAGCGCCCGCCCAACGCCAGCATCAATTTCGTCACGTGCCACGATGGCTTCACGCTGGAAGACCTAGTTTCCTACGATCACAAACACAACGAGGCCAATGGCGAGGAAAGCCGCGACGGCGCCGACGACAACAACAGTTGGAACTGCGGGGCCGAGGGGCCGACCGAGAATGCTGACATACTGAACCTGCGGGCCCGCAAAAAAAGGGCGATGCTAACCACGCTGCAGTGTTCGCAAGGCGTGGCGATGATTTTGGCCGGCGACGAAATTTCCCATTCGCAAAAAGGAAACAACAACTGCTACTGCCAAGATAACGACATCACCTGGCTTGAATGGAACCTGAACGACTCGCAGCGAGAACTGTTGGAATTTACCCGCCGTTTGGTGCGCTTGTATTTTTCGCAGCCGGTATTGCAACGGCGGCGGTTTTTCCACGGCGAAAAGCTGGAAGGTTCGGCCATTCCCGATATTTTGTGGCTCGACCCCAACGGCAAGGAAATGACGGAAGAAGCCTGGAAAGCGCCGTTTGTCCGTTGTTTGGGGGTTCAGCTCTACGGCCAACACGTGGACGTTAACGAGCATGGCGAGCCGATCCACGGCGATACGTTGCTGATTTTATTCAACGGCGATCAAAAAATTGACGTGCCGTTTGAGTTGCCCCCGTTCGACGGCATCTCGCAATGGCAGCGGCTGTTGGATACGGCCGATCTGCAAACGGACGAAGCATTGTTCCCTGTCGGAGCCAAATATGCGCTGCGAGCATGCTCGGTTGCCATTCTGCGGGCAATAAACGAACAATCCCAAGCCATTCCGGTAAAGCCGCCGGAATTAATCCCCGCCGCGCCCACCAATGTGCCGGCCGATAAACCAACGGCAGCCACCGACATCCAAGCCGTCACACCCAGCAGTGGCGGCGGACGGAGCGCGACCTAA
- a CDS encoding alpha-1,4-glucan--maltose-1-phosphate maltosyltransferase produces the protein MTQNEVDFPRVAIEGIRPMVDGGRFAIKRIVGDEVVVEADVFADGHDEVVAVLQHRHAEDSDDSVWQEQPLAPLGNDRWRASFHVEKLGRYGYRIVGWVDRFHTWRHDLKKRNDAGQNMHVDLSIGAALVEAAAVRATSVSAFGPAAKHDAVKLSAYAAPIAATKNFAALDQASRYAVAMDEGLLALMDRYVDRSQATISPELEILVDPPRAAFSAWYELFPRSYSPAPGKHGTFRDCIAHLPYIAEMGFDVLYLPPIHPVGKAFRKGKNNQEQCEPGDVGSPWAIGAAAGGHKAVHPELGTLDDFRALVATARKQNMEIALDIAFQCSPDHPYVKEHPQWFRHRPDGTIQYAENPPKKYQDIYPFDFECDDWRTLWDELKSVFLFWAEQGVHIFRVDNPHTKPFGFWEWCLAEVKRVQPDAVFLSEAFTRPKIMYRLAKLGFTQSYTYFTWRNTKQELTEYFTELSQPALAEVFRPNLWTNTPDILHDYLQRGGPPAFAVRAVLAATLGANWGVYGPAYELLERTPRDPGSEEYLNSEKYELKHWDVNRPDSLRHLLRRLNRIRREQPALQRAENLAFHTIDSDQLLAYSKRTADAGNIVLAIVNLDPHRAHSGWLELPLDQFRLSGGSYEVLDLLSDRKFTWQGAREYVELDPQRGPAHVFQLRR, from the coding sequence ATGACGCAAAACGAAGTTGATTTCCCGCGCGTGGCCATCGAAGGAATCCGTCCCATGGTGGACGGTGGCAGATTCGCCATCAAACGGATAGTCGGCGACGAAGTGGTTGTCGAAGCCGACGTGTTTGCCGACGGCCACGACGAGGTTGTGGCCGTGCTACAACATCGGCATGCGGAGGATTCCGACGACTCTGTCTGGCAGGAGCAGCCATTGGCGCCATTGGGCAATGACCGCTGGCGTGCTTCCTTTCACGTGGAAAAACTGGGTCGATATGGTTACCGCATCGTCGGCTGGGTCGATCGCTTTCATACCTGGCGGCACGATTTGAAAAAACGAAACGACGCGGGCCAGAATATGCACGTGGATTTATCAATTGGCGCGGCACTGGTGGAAGCCGCCGCCGTCCGAGCCACTTCCGTCTCCGCTTTCGGCCCTGCTGCGAAACATGATGCCGTTAAATTGAGCGCATATGCCGCGCCGATTGCGGCCACTAAGAACTTTGCAGCGCTCGATCAGGCATCTCGATATGCGGTGGCCATGGACGAAGGCTTACTTGCGCTCATGGACCGTTATGTGGATCGCAGTCAGGCAACCATTTCACCCGAACTAGAAATTCTTGTCGACCCGCCGCGGGCAGCCTTCAGCGCGTGGTATGAATTGTTTCCCCGTTCGTACAGCCCAGCACCGGGAAAACATGGCACGTTTCGCGATTGTATTGCTCATTTGCCATACATCGCCGAAATGGGTTTCGACGTGCTGTATTTGCCGCCGATTCATCCGGTGGGCAAAGCTTTCCGCAAGGGCAAAAACAACCAAGAGCAATGTGAACCCGGAGATGTAGGCAGCCCCTGGGCCATTGGCGCGGCCGCAGGGGGCCACAAAGCCGTGCATCCGGAGTTGGGCACGCTCGACGATTTTCGTGCCCTCGTTGCGACTGCGCGGAAACAGAACATGGAGATCGCGCTCGATATTGCGTTCCAATGCTCGCCCGATCATCCCTATGTCAAGGAGCATCCTCAATGGTTCCGCCACCGGCCCGACGGCACCATTCAATACGCCGAGAATCCGCCGAAAAAATATCAGGATATTTATCCGTTCGATTTTGAGTGCGATGATTGGCGAACCTTGTGGGATGAACTGAAAAGTGTGTTTCTGTTTTGGGCGGAGCAGGGGGTGCATATTTTTCGGGTCGATAATCCGCACACCAAACCGTTTGGCTTTTGGGAGTGGTGCCTGGCGGAGGTGAAGCGGGTACAGCCCGACGCGGTGTTCCTGTCCGAAGCGTTCACGCGGCCGAAAATTATGTACCGGCTGGCGAAGTTGGGCTTCACGCAATCGTACACGTATTTCACCTGGCGAAACACCAAGCAGGAGTTGACGGAGTATTTCACTGAGCTTTCGCAACCGGCCCTGGCCGAGGTATTTCGACCGAACTTGTGGACCAATACGCCTGACATTTTGCACGATTACTTGCAACGCGGCGGACCTCCGGCCTTTGCCGTGCGGGCCGTTCTGGCGGCCACTTTGGGCGCGAATTGGGGCGTATATGGTCCAGCCTACGAACTGTTGGAGCGAACGCCGCGCGATCCGGGGAGCGAAGAGTATTTGAATTCTGAAAAATATGAGTTGAAGCATTGGGATGTGAACCGTCCCGACAGCCTTCGCCATCTGTTGCGCCGCTTGAACCGCATTCGCCGTGAACAGCCTGCTTTGCAACGCGCTGAAAATTTGGCTTTTCACACCATCGACAGCGATCAACTGTTGGCCTACAGCAAACGGACAGCCGACGCCGGCAACATCGTGCTAGCGATTGTGAATCTTGATCCGCACCGGGCTCATTCCGGCTGGCTCGAACTGCCGTTAGATCAATTCCGTTTAAGCGGCGGCAGCTACGAAGTGCTGGATTTGCTGAGTGACCGGAAATTCACCTGGCAAGGCGCGCGGGAGTATGTGGAATTGGACCCGCAGCGGGGCCCGGCCCATGTGTTCCAGTTGCGGCGGTAA